A single Carnobacterium inhibens subsp. inhibens DSM 13024 DNA region contains:
- the rpoB gene encoding DNA-directed RNA polymerase subunit beta has product MAGHLVNYGKHRTRRSFSRIHEVLELPNLIEIQTDSYQWFLDEGLREMFKDISPIDDFAGNLSLEFVDYQLQEPKYTVEEARSHDANYSAPIYVKLRLINKESGEVKEQEVFFGDFPLMTEMGTFVINGAERVIVSQLVRSPGVYFHGKLDKNGKEGFGSTLIPNRGAWLEFETDAKDLSYVRIDRTRKIPLTVLVRALGFGSDDQIFEIFGDNESLRLTMEKDLHKNASDSRTEEALKDVYERLRPGEPKTADSSRSLLTARFFDPKRYDLANVGRYKVNKKLNLSTRLFNQTLAETLVDPETGEIIAESGTFLDRDQIDKLTPYLNAGINSVTYYPSDDSVVPEPVELQVVKVFSQKDSERVVNMIGNKIIADETKNATPADILASMSYFFNLQEGIGNVDDIDHLGNRRIRSVGELLQNQFRIGLSRMERVVRERMSIQDMATVTPQQLINIRPVVASIKEFFGSSQLSQFMDQTNPLGELTHKRRLSALGPGGLTRDRAGYEVRDVHYSHYGRMCPIETPEGPNIGLINSLSSYAKVNKFGFIETPYRRVNRETGVVTDQIDYLTADEEDNYVVAQANAPLNEDGTFTNDIVLARYVEENLEVPISRVDYMDVSPKQVVAVATACIPFLENDDSNRALMGANMQRQAVPLIHPQAPLVGTGMEHVAARDSGAALICKNDGVVEYVDANEIRVRQDNGALNKYAVTKFRRSNSGTCYNQRPIVEKGDRVEKGEILADGSSMEQGEMALGQNPLVAFMTWEGYNYEDAIIMSERLVKDDVYTSIHIEEFESEARDTKLGPEEITRELPNVGDDALKDLDEMGIIRIGAEVKDGDLLVGKVTPKGVTELSAEERLLHAIFGEKAREVRDTSLRVPHGGGGTVHDVKIFTREAGDELSPGVNMLVRVYIVQKRKINEGDKMAGRHGNKGVVSLIMPEEDMPFMPDGTPVDIMLNPLGVPSRMNIGQVLELHIGMAARQLGIHIATPVFDGASDEDVWDTVKEAGMAADAKTVLYDGRTGEPFDNRISVGVMYMIKLAHMVDDKLHARSTGPYSLVTQQPLGGKAQFGGQRFGEMEVWALEAYGAAYTLQEILTYKSDDVVGRVKTYEAIVKGEKIPKPGVPESFRVLVKELQSLGLDMKVLNEDDELIELRDMDDDDDIVNPDALNKYAEEQEKIRAEAAEQERLKED; this is encoded by the coding sequence TTGGCAGGCCATTTAGTAAATTACGGTAAGCACCGTACACGTAGAAGTTTTTCACGTATCCATGAGGTTTTAGAACTTCCAAATTTAATTGAAATTCAAACTGATTCTTACCAATGGTTCTTAGATGAAGGGTTACGTGAAATGTTTAAAGACATTTCTCCAATTGATGACTTTGCTGGGAATTTATCACTAGAATTTGTCGATTATCAATTGCAAGAACCTAAATATACCGTTGAAGAAGCTCGCTCACATGACGCAAATTATTCAGCTCCTATCTATGTTAAATTACGTTTGATCAACAAAGAAAGCGGAGAAGTTAAAGAACAAGAAGTCTTCTTTGGAGATTTCCCGCTAATGACTGAAATGGGTACATTTGTTATCAACGGAGCGGAACGAGTAATTGTTTCTCAATTGGTTCGTTCTCCAGGAGTTTATTTCCACGGAAAATTAGACAAAAATGGAAAAGAAGGATTTGGTTCAACGCTTATTCCAAACCGTGGAGCATGGCTTGAATTTGAAACTGACGCAAAAGACCTTTCTTATGTTCGTATTGACCGTACACGTAAAATACCATTGACTGTATTGGTTCGTGCATTAGGATTTGGTTCGGATGATCAAATTTTTGAAATCTTTGGAGACAACGAAAGTCTTCGTTTAACAATGGAAAAAGATTTACACAAAAATGCAAGTGACTCTCGTACAGAAGAAGCCTTAAAAGATGTTTATGAACGTCTTCGTCCAGGTGAGCCTAAAACAGCAGATAGCTCAAGAAGTTTGTTAACAGCTCGTTTCTTTGATCCAAAACGTTACGACTTAGCTAACGTTGGTCGTTACAAAGTAAATAAAAAATTAAACTTGTCTACTCGTTTATTCAACCAAACATTGGCTGAAACGTTAGTAGATCCTGAAACAGGTGAGATTATTGCTGAATCAGGTACGTTCTTAGACCGTGATCAAATCGATAAGTTAACACCGTATTTGAATGCTGGTATCAATAGCGTAACTTATTACCCTTCAGACGACAGTGTCGTTCCAGAACCTGTAGAATTACAAGTTGTAAAAGTCTTTTCTCAAAAAGACTCTGAACGTGTTGTAAACATGATTGGAAATAAAATTATTGCTGATGAAACTAAAAATGCTACACCAGCTGATATCTTAGCTTCAATGAGTTACTTCTTTAACTTACAAGAAGGCATCGGAAACGTAGACGATATTGACCACTTAGGAAACCGTCGTATTCGTTCTGTTGGTGAATTGTTGCAAAACCAATTCCGTATTGGGTTGTCTCGTATGGAACGTGTGGTTCGTGAACGTATGTCTATCCAAGATATGGCTACAGTAACACCACAACAATTGATCAATATTCGTCCAGTTGTAGCATCAATCAAAGAATTCTTTGGTTCGTCTCAATTGTCTCAATTCATGGACCAAACAAACCCATTAGGTGAGTTGACTCATAAACGTCGTTTATCTGCATTAGGACCCGGTGGTTTAACAAGAGACCGTGCTGGATATGAAGTTCGTGACGTGCATTACTCCCATTATGGCCGTATGTGTCCGATCGAAACTCCAGAAGGTCCAAACATTGGACTGATCAACAGTCTATCAAGTTACGCTAAAGTAAATAAATTTGGTTTCATTGAAACACCTTACCGTCGTGTTAACCGCGAAACAGGTGTTGTTACGGATCAAATCGATTACTTAACAGCTGATGAAGAAGATAACTATGTTGTTGCACAAGCAAATGCTCCATTAAATGAAGATGGCACATTTACAAATGATATTGTACTTGCTCGTTACGTGGAAGAAAACTTAGAAGTCCCTATCAGTCGTGTTGACTATATGGATGTTTCTCCTAAACAAGTAGTTGCAGTAGCGACAGCTTGTATTCCTTTCTTAGAAAATGATGACAGTAACCGTGCCCTTATGGGAGCCAACATGCAACGTCAAGCTGTTCCATTGATCCATCCTCAAGCTCCGCTTGTAGGAACAGGTATGGAACACGTAGCTGCTCGAGATTCAGGAGCTGCATTGATCTGTAAAAATGACGGTGTCGTTGAATACGTAGATGCAAATGAAATCCGCGTACGTCAAGATAACGGTGCTTTAAATAAATATGCTGTAACAAAATTCCGTCGTTCAAACTCAGGTACTTGTTACAACCAACGCCCAATCGTTGAAAAAGGCGATCGCGTTGAAAAAGGCGAGATATTAGCAGATGGTTCTTCTATGGAACAAGGCGAAATGGCTTTAGGACAAAACCCATTAGTAGCCTTCATGACATGGGAAGGGTATAACTATGAAGATGCTATTATCATGAGCGAACGTTTAGTTAAAGATGATGTATACACTTCTATTCATATTGAAGAATTCGAATCAGAAGCACGTGATACAAAACTTGGGCCTGAAGAAATCACTCGTGAACTTCCAAACGTCGGAGATGACGCTTTGAAAGATTTAGATGAAATGGGTATTATCCGTATCGGTGCTGAAGTAAAAGATGGCGACTTGTTAGTTGGTAAAGTAACTCCTAAAGGGGTAACCGAATTATCAGCTGAAGAACGTCTATTGCATGCGATCTTTGGTGAAAAAGCTCGTGAAGTTAGAGATACATCTCTTCGTGTGCCACATGGTGGCGGCGGAACAGTTCATGATGTTAAAATCTTTACTCGTGAAGCTGGGGATGAATTATCACCAGGCGTAAATATGCTTGTTCGTGTCTATATCGTTCAAAAACGTAAAATCAACGAAGGGGATAAAATGGCCGGACGTCATGGTAACAAAGGGGTTGTCTCTTTGATCATGCCGGAAGAAGATATGCCATTTATGCCTGACGGAACTCCAGTAGACATCATGTTGAACCCATTAGGGGTACCATCACGTATGAATATTGGACAAGTACTAGAATTGCACATTGGTATGGCTGCTCGTCAATTGGGTATTCATATTGCAACTCCAGTATTTGATGGAGCTTCAGATGAAGACGTATGGGATACTGTTAAAGAAGCTGGAATGGCTGCTGATGCGAAAACCGTATTATACGATGGACGTACAGGAGAACCTTTCGATAACCGTATTTCTGTTGGAGTTATGTACATGATCAAATTGGCGCATATGGTCGATGATAAATTACATGCTCGTTCAACAGGACCTTACTCATTAGTTACACAACAACCGTTGGGTGGTAAAGCTCAATTTGGTGGACAACGTTTTGGTGAAATGGAAGTTTGGGCACTTGAAGCATATGGGGCAGCTTATACGCTACAAGAAATCTTAACTTACAAATCGGATGATGTTGTTGGTCGTGTGAAAACTTATGAAGCAATTGTTAAAGGTGAAAAAATTCCAAAACCAGGTGTTCCAGAATCATTCCGCGTGTTAGTAAAAGAATTACAATCATTAGGTTTAGACATGAAAGTGTTGAATGAAGATGATGAGTTGATTGAATTACGTGACATGGATGATGACGATGATATCGTGAACCCTGATGCATTAAACAAATATGCTGAAGAACAAGAAAAAATCCGTGCTGAAGCAGCTGAACAAGAACGACTAAAAGAAGATTAA